A stretch of the Papaver somniferum cultivar HN1 chromosome 6, ASM357369v1, whole genome shotgun sequence genome encodes the following:
- the LOC113290036 gene encoding ubiquitin carboxyl-terminal hydrolase 12-like, whose product MSREWEKKQIFYPAKQVVRFRSLDKHEEDAFTLELSNTMKCHEVERRVADQLGLNYPTEIGMTRIRLTSHSYHSDHPKYEPERCGDTSLLDMLGHKFKVQLSRPNAELGLLLVRSNSIQKIYPLNESFDKLPKTWSLRAEEVLEGEKYIGPRDIMIQVNHVNKEAFKRKMKKYPYNGCNSGHPFLLVIHEEETLADIKLRLHEKFQVPDDEFFKWKSARGKYFQDSDMLFHHFERVDDWLNKGSSHFPSLCLEHSSNSWKRTSASNQQQEDELMVVHSRYVPGPKLIEAVRQAEIVNPAKSLPIKDSSSTRFVWTIKNFSKLDALEYYSDVFSVSCCEWRAMIFPKGNIVDHLSVYLNTADLTSSVYAEFS is encoded by the exons ATGTCTCGGGAGTGGGAGAAGAAGCAAATATTTTACCCAGCAAAACAG GTTGTCCGGTTCCGGTCTTTGGATAAACACGAGGAAGATGCTTTTACTCTAGAGCT GTCAAACACGATGAAATGTCACGAGGTTGAGAGAAGAGTCGCTGACCAGCTTGGTTTGAATTATCCAACCGAAATCGGCATGACCAGAATCAGACTTACATCTCACAGCTATCACTCTGACCATCCTAAATATGAACCTGAGAGATGTGGAGATACAAGTCTGTTGGATATGTTGGGTCACAAATTTAAG GTTCAGCTATCTCGTCCAAATGCAGAACTTGGATTGCTTTTAGTTCGCTCTAACAGTATCCAAAAG ATTTACCCgcttaatgaaagttttgacaaaCTACCTAAAACATGGTCGTTGCGTGCAGAGGAG GTTTTAGAGGGAGAGAAATATATAGGTCCTCGTGACATAATGATCCAAGTTAATCACGTCAACAAAGAAGCATTTAAACGAAAAATGAAaaag TATCCATATAATGGCTGTAACTCTGGACACCCTTTTCTCCTCGTAATCCATGAAGAAGAGACTTTAGCTGACATCAAACTGCGCCTACATGAGAAGTTTCAAGTCCCTGATGATGAGTTCTTCAAG tGGAAGTCTGCACGGGGTAAATACTTTCAGGACTCTGACATGTTATTCCATCACTTTGAGCGG GTGGATGATTGGTTAAATAAAGGAAGTTCGCACTTTCCCAGTCTTTGCCTGGAGCACTCTTCCAATTCCTGGAAAAGAACTTCTGCATCAAATCAG CAGCAAGAGGACGAGCTTATGGTGGTGCATTCACGTTACGTTCCGGGTCCCAAGCTGATAGAAG CAGTGAGACAAGCAGAAATTGTGAACCCAGCGAAGAGTCTTCCAATCAAGGATTCGTCATCTACAAGATTTGTGTGGACAATCAAAAACTTTTCTAAGTTGGACGCGCTGGAATACTACTCTGATGTTTTCTCTGTCAGCTGTTGTGAGTG GCGAGCAATGATTTTTCCAAAAGGAAACATTGTGGATCACTTGTCAGTGTACCTAAACACTGCAGACTTGACTAGTTCAGTGTATGCAGAGTTCAGTTAG
- the LOC113291766 gene encoding MATH domain and coiled-coil domain-containing protein At3g58210-like, which produces MGNSGLLSIADTQHEFSPRQSSWGVASLIPLSELNDPGKGYIINDTCIIEANVSVVRPIKKQKLGVPFMEKSSGNFIKAPDAETPNDVATIEPSELLGITSSLLEYPLAGQLYEEPQNILDENFEEIGGFSVLRTVIWLKYGHIASSHAPTSSLYSADIALVTDIMMFVIDMNNTRFSKISPSRIDTWERKLRMAEKLEFNIKWLRQHFEVIKKVFYDDYQSMQAEKARFIQLEDELKKARETISAMEIEREKYLEKENRYLFDGSL; this is translated from the exons ATGGGTAACTCCGGCCTTTTGAGTATTGCAGATACACAACATGAATTTTCTCCGAGACAAAGTAGTTGGGGTGTTGCATCGTTGATTCCTCTTAGTGAACTCAATGATCCTGGTAAAGGTTATATCATAAATGACACTTGTATAATTGAAGCCAATGTGTCTGTTGTTCGACCTATAAAAAAACAAAAGCTTGGGGTCCCTTTTATGGAGAAGTCCAGTGGCAATTTTATAAAG GCACCAGATGCAGAGACGCCAAACGATGTTGCAACTATTGAACCATCCGAACTGTTAGGAATAACATCTTCTTTGCTCGAGTATCCGTTAGCTGGTCAACTGTATGAAGAGCCTCAAAACATTCTAGATGAGAACTTTGAAGAAATCGGAGGCTTCAGTGTTTTGAGGACAGTCATATGGCTAAAATATGGTCACATTGCTTCTAGCCATGCTCCAACATCTTCCTTATATTCTGCCGACATCGCATTGGTGACAGATATAATGATGTTTGTCATTGATATGAACAACACCCGTTTCTCTAAGATTTCTCCATCAAGGATCGACACATGGGAACGTAAGCTAAGGATGGCTGAGAAGCTCGAATTCAATATCAAGTGGCTTCGTCAGCATTTTGAGGTTATTAAAAAGGTTTTCTATGACGATTATCAGTCTATGCAGGCAGAAAAGGCACGTTTTATCCAATTAGAAGATGAATTGAAGAAGGCACGAGAGACCATATCTGCTATGGAGATTGAGAGGGAAAAGTATTTAGAAAAGGAGAACCGATATTTGTTTGATGGGTCTTTGTAG
- the LOC113286386 gene encoding mediator of RNA polymerase II transcription subunit 15a-like isoform X2: MDDVIRWEKQIVKFLNLPNLMEAVQLPGDLLSQLQIPQQKQHDSNQNNPEKSVSTITPIERLVKAVERSSFKVLSAAVDDILSVVSLTDTLAGAHPGEGGARSFIHENLASTTKGHAERRNFEVINNVVEKKLKQCYSVGSSLNDLPLDYNENNGCKNVTGFESSEEPKSAATSGIKKSRLEVNNVLLEEVGAINHVLINTKLSIIDKSITLVSNAGEDVEGMIVNCTFSPISRSSSTEKFPALPMWFLIPANMV, translated from the exons ATGGATGATGTAATTCGTTGGGAGAAGCAAATTGTTAAATTTCTGAACTTGCCGAATCTCATGGAAGCTGTTCAATTACCTGGTGATCTGTTGTCGCagttgcaaattcctcaacagaaACAGCATGACAGCAACCAGAACAATCCTGAGAAGTCAGTTTCAACAATAACACCTATAGAACGATTAGTTAAAGCG GTAGAGAGATCGTCATTCAAAGTATTAAGTGCGGCGGTCGATGACATTCTTTCAGTAGTCAGTTTGACTGATACACTCGCAGGAGCACACCCTGGCGAAGGAGGAGCTAGATCTTTTATTCATGAAAACTTAGCGTCTACCACAAAGGGTCATGCCGAACGTAGAAATTTCGAAGTAATAAACAATGTGGTCGAAAAGAAACTGAAGCAATGCTATTCAGTTGGAAGCTCTTTAAATGATTTGCCACTTGATTATAATGAAAATAATGGTTGTAAAAATGTAACTGGATTTGAGTCATCTGAAGAACCAAAATCAGCTGCAACATCTGGAATTAAGAAATCAAGACTTGAG GTGAATAATGTCCTTCTGGAAGAAGTTGGAGCGATAAACCATGTGCTGATCAATACAAAGCTGAGTATTATTGACAAGAGTATCACTCTGGTGTCAAATGCAGGTGAAGATGTTGAAGGAATGATTGTCAACTGTACATTCAGCCCAATATCTCGCAGTTCAAGTACTGAAAAG TTTCCTGCTCTACCGATGTGGTTCTTAATCCCTGcaaacatggtttaa
- the LOC113286386 gene encoding mediator of RNA polymerase II transcription subunit 15a-like isoform X1 translates to MDDVIRWEKQIVKFLNLPNLMEAVQLPGDLLSQLQIPQQKQHDSNQNNPEKSVSTITPIERLVKAVERSSFKVLSAAVDDILSVVSLTDTLAGAHPGEGGARSFIHENLASTTKGHAERRNFEVINNVVEKKLKQCYSVGSSLNDLPLDYNENNGCKNVTGFESSEEPKSAATSGIKKSRLEVNNVLLEEVGAINHVLINTKLSIIDKSITLVSNAGEDVEGMIVNCTFSPISRSSSTEKSRLCIRISINRCNDEVLSISLLDS, encoded by the exons ATGGATGATGTAATTCGTTGGGAGAAGCAAATTGTTAAATTTCTGAACTTGCCGAATCTCATGGAAGCTGTTCAATTACCTGGTGATCTGTTGTCGCagttgcaaattcctcaacagaaACAGCATGACAGCAACCAGAACAATCCTGAGAAGTCAGTTTCAACAATAACACCTATAGAACGATTAGTTAAAGCG GTAGAGAGATCGTCATTCAAAGTATTAAGTGCGGCGGTCGATGACATTCTTTCAGTAGTCAGTTTGACTGATACACTCGCAGGAGCACACCCTGGCGAAGGAGGAGCTAGATCTTTTATTCATGAAAACTTAGCGTCTACCACAAAGGGTCATGCCGAACGTAGAAATTTCGAAGTAATAAACAATGTGGTCGAAAAGAAACTGAAGCAATGCTATTCAGTTGGAAGCTCTTTAAATGATTTGCCACTTGATTATAATGAAAATAATGGTTGTAAAAATGTAACTGGATTTGAGTCATCTGAAGAACCAAAATCAGCTGCAACATCTGGAATTAAGAAATCAAGACTTGAG GTGAATAATGTCCTTCTGGAAGAAGTTGGAGCGATAAACCATGTGCTGATCAATACAAAGCTGAGTATTATTGACAAGAGTATCACTCTGGTGTCAAATGCAGGTGAAGATGTTGAAGGAATGATTGTCAACTGTACATTCAGCCCAATATCTCGCAGTTCAAGTACTGAAAAG TCACGGTTATGCATACGAATATCTATTAACAGATGCAATGATGAAGTTCTATCAATCTCTCTTCTGGATTCCTGA